The following are from one region of the Heterodontus francisci isolate sHetFra1 chromosome 34, sHetFra1.hap1, whole genome shotgun sequence genome:
- the LOC137348974 gene encoding oocyte zinc finger protein XlCOF19-like, whose amino-acid sequence MEKPWKCGDCGKRFKCPLKLETHRRSHTGERPFTCSMCGKGFAQSFTLVTHQRVHSDDKPFKCSDCEKDFKRKKELVIHQLTHTGERPFTCSACGKGFTQSGNLLKYQGVHK is encoded by the coding sequence atggagaaaccgtggaaatgtggagaCTGTGGGAAGAGATTTAAATGTCCGTTAAaactggaaactcatcgacgcagtcacactggggagaggccgttcacttgctccatgtgtgggaagggattcgctcagtCATTCACCCtggtgacacaccagcgagttcactctGATGAcaaaccttttaaatgttctgactgtgagaaggactTTAAAAGGAAaaaggagctggtgattcaccaactcactcacactggggagaggccgttcacctgctctgcgtgtgggaagggattcactcagtcaggcAACCTGCTGAAATACCagggagttcacaagtga